The Polypterus senegalus isolate Bchr_013 chromosome 1, ASM1683550v1, whole genome shotgun sequence genome includes a window with the following:
- the LOC120533968 gene encoding extracellular calcium-sensing receptor-like, whose product MYMCNIRRKNKSPLQYHFKSPLANLKPYLQVVPVFTDALVPLCNLWRKTELPMFSKDGDIIIGGIFSLHDSPTDPSLTYTTMPEVSKCKGLNFRELQFAQTMIFTIDEINKSTDILPDVILGYKIYDACRDVHLSLRSALALLSGDDNSLLQNYSCAKTSIVPAIIGPSTSSPSMATATTLGPFSIPVISHGASCSCLSNKKLFPYFFRTAPSDYHQSVAMAQLAKYFGWTWVGAIRNDDDYGNYGMATFVEIAQKEGICVEYSEAIHRTYPREKILRVVDIIKLSSSKVIIAFLTVNVFEILLKEIFLQNVTGFQWIGTESWISTKNPAMLQYYKIMNGAIGLSVSTAVIPGLKEFLISVHPSPLPGNSGLNEYWEYLFNCTLYLKNVETSNAVCTGQEPLSKINNQYTDVSNIGYTNNVYKATYAVAYSLHNLLGCNHIESMNICINKSNKGPLQLAHYMKIINFTTNSGENFYFDYNGDPAAKGKTYDIVNWQLNIEGNIEFATVGAYYAFSSEQQFKVNYENIVFAGTGNKVPRSVCSESCQPGTRKAMQKGRPVCCYDCIICAEGEISNITDSSDCIKCPIEYKPNKRKDECVLKEIEYLSFQEIMGILLVTLSALGALLTLSICLVFYQHRETPIVRANNSELSFLLLFSLTLCFLCSLTFIGQPSDWSCMLRHTAFGIAFVMCISCVLGKTIVVLMAFRSTLPGSNVMKWFGVTQQRLSVCSFTLIQVIICFLWLLTSPPFPSKNMKHYTEIIILECDLGSTAAFSAVLGYIGLLALFCFVLAFLARKLPDNFNEAKFITFSILIFCAVWITFIPAYISSPGKYTVAVEIFAILASSFGLLFCIFFPKCYIILLKPEKNTKKSIMAK is encoded by the exons ATGTATATGTGTAACATCAGACGTAAAAACAAGTCACCTCTTCAATACCATTTTAAAAGCCCCTTAGCAAATTTAAAACCGTATTTGCAG GTTGTGCCTGTCTTTACAGATGCTCTAGTACCTCTTTGTAACCTGTGGAGAAAGACAGAACTGCCCATGTTTTCCAAGGATGGTGACATTATTATTGGAGgtattttttctttacatgaCAGTCCAACAGATCCCAGCCTCACATATACAACTATGCCTGAGGTATCAAAATGTAAAGG GCTGAATTTCAGGGAACTTCAATTTGCTCAAACAATGATTTTTACAATTGATGAAATAAATAAGAGCACAGATATACTGCCAGATgtcattttgggctataaaaTTTATGATGCATGCAGAGATGTCCATTTGTCATTACGATCAGCACTGGCATTACTAAGTGGGGACGACAACAGTTTGCTCCAGAATTATTCATGTGCCAAGACTTCAATAGTGCCTGCCATTATAGGTCCTTCTACTTCGTCACCATCAATGGCAACTGCCACCACTCTGGGCCCTTTCAGCATACCGGTG ATCAGCCACGGTGCCAGCTGCTCATGTCTCAGCAACAAAAAGCTCTTTCCTTATTTCTTCAGAACGGCCCCAAGTGATTACCACCAGAGTGTTGCCATGGCACAGCTTGCAAAGTATTTTGGTTGGACATGGGTAGGGGCAATAAGAAATGATGATGACTATGGAAACTATGGCATGGCCACATTTGTGGAAATTGCACAGAAAGAGGGTATTTGTGTTGAATATTCTGAGGCTATCCACAGAACATACCCAAGAGAAAAAATTCTCAGAGTGGTTGACATTATCAAGCTCTCCTCGTCAAAAGTCATCATAGcatttttgacagttaatgtaTTTGAAATACTGCTCAAGGAGATATTCTTACAAAATGTCACAGGCTTTCAGTGGATTGGCACAGAGTCTTGGATCTCGACTAAAAATCCTGCCATGCTACAgtattacaaaataatgaatggaGCAATTGGATTGTCAGTCAGCACTGCAGTCATACCAGGTTTGAAGGAGTTCTTGATCAGCGTCCATCCTTCTCCACTTCCTGGAAACTCTGGCCTGAATGAGTATTGGGAATATCTGTTTAACTGTACTCTTTACTTAAAAAATGTTGAAACAAGCAATGCTGTTTGCACTGGGCAGGAaccattaagtaaaataaataatcagtacACAGATGTATCAAACATTGGATACACCAATAATGTCTATAAAGCTACATACGCTGTGGCTTATTCACTACACAACCTGCTAGGATGCAACCATATCGAAAGCATGAACATATGCATTAATAAATCCAATAAAGGACCACTGCAG CTGGCTCATTATatgaaaattataaattttaCAACAAACAGTggagaaaacttttattttgattaCAATGGCGACCCTGCAGCAAAAGGAAAGACATATGACATAGTAAACTGGCAGCTAAATATAGAGGGTAACATTGAATTTGCGACAGTTGGTGCCTACTATGCATTTTCATCGGAACAACAatttaaagttaattatgaaaatattgtttttgctggCACAGGAAATAAG gTGCCCAGGTCAGTTTGCAGTGAAAGCTGCCAGCCTGGAACCAGGAAAGCCATGCAGAAAGGAAGACCAGTCTGCTGCTATGACTGTATAATATGTGCCGAAGGGGAAATTAGCAACATAACAG ATTCTTCAGATTGCATAAAATGTCCCATTGAATACAAGCCAAACAAACGAAAAGATGAATGTGTCTTAAAGGAGATAGAATATTTATCATTTCAAGAAATTATGGGAATCCTGCTGGTCACTCTATCAGCTTTGGGAGCCTTGTTAACACTTTCAATATGTTTAGTTTTTTATCAACACAGGGAGACACCTATTGTTCGAGCAAATAATTCTGAACTgagttttcttcttctcttttcattaactctttgttttctttgttcccTCACATTCATTGGCCAGCCCTCTGACTGGTCATGTATGTTACGCCACACTGCTTTtggtattgcatttgtcatgtgCATCTCCTGTGTGCTTGGGAAGACTATTGTAGTGCTTATGGCATTCAGGTCTACACTGCCTGGTAGTAATGTCATGAAATGGTTTGGAGTCACTCAGCAGAGACTAAGTGTTTGTAGTTTTACACTTATACAGGTGATTATATGCTTTCTTTGGTTATTGACTTCACCTCCATTCCCCagtaaaaatatgaaacattacACAGAGATAATAATACTAGAATGTGACCTCGGATCTACAGCTGCATTTTCTGCAGTTTTGGGCTACATAGGATTGCTtgctttattttgctttgttttggcaTTTCTGGCTCGTAAACTGCCAGACAACTTTAATGAAGCAAAATTTATCACATTCAGCATCCTGATATTTTGTGCCGTCTGGATCACTTTTATTCCAGCCTATATCAGTTCACCAGGAAAGTACACTGTAGCTGTcgaaatatttgctattttagcttccagttttggtttgcttttctgtattttcttccCCAAGTGCTATATTATCTTACTAAAACcagaaaagaatacaaaaaagagCATTATGGCAAAATGA